In one Mucilaginibacter ginsenosidivorax genomic region, the following are encoded:
- a CDS encoding M23 family metallopeptidase, producing MVKKTIVLLSIVFSGIYANLLAQTSNIQSRPYPQNYFRYPLDLLPHTTAGSFGELRPAHFHSGLDFKTNQRTGYPVYAVNDGYISRVRVQFGGFGRAIYITHPNGYTTVYGHLQAFTPAVAALVKAYQYEHQTFEADFKLGPAQVTVCKNDVVAISGNAGASAGPHVHFEIRDTQTEETINPQLFGLTIPDQVPPTITSIGIYHLNGNPFSEKTPREFMGVAGAAGNYHLTKPQVLHLSGNVGFGINTTDMNSTSANHNGIYSLELKLDGQTVYTFAAERFAFDQTHAINAYIDYPSYTLERRWMQKCFIMPGSHISLYPQSVNRGIITFNDNALHEVEYVVKDVAGNTSTLTLKVQASPFNAAANKIAGTLFHFDKKSEFSTDKVKVTVMPGNLYDDLDFIYSMSPKPIGGYSSLHHIHNRLTPIHENYELWIKPEVDLGKYADKAVIVSTTMGCVGGYYQDGWVKSQTSTFGDYFIKLDTVPPVIHPLNIKDGSNMKAARSISFRMSDNLSGIKTYTGTIDNKWVLMELDYKTKILSYTFSGDITPGKHTFKLVLVDNKNNFADFTANFYR from the coding sequence ATGGTTAAAAAAACAATCGTCCTCCTCTCCATAGTATTTTCAGGTATCTATGCAAACTTATTAGCGCAAACGTCCAACATACAAAGCAGGCCATATCCGCAAAATTATTTCCGCTATCCACTTGACTTGTTGCCGCATACTACCGCCGGTTCTTTTGGCGAATTACGGCCGGCGCACTTCCACTCCGGACTCGATTTTAAAACCAACCAGCGTACAGGTTACCCGGTTTACGCGGTAAATGATGGCTACATCTCCAGGGTGCGGGTTCAATTTGGCGGCTTTGGCAGGGCTATTTATATTACGCACCCTAATGGTTATACTACAGTTTATGGTCACCTGCAAGCGTTTACGCCTGCTGTTGCAGCGTTGGTAAAAGCTTACCAGTATGAACACCAAACCTTCGAAGCCGATTTTAAATTGGGGCCTGCGCAGGTTACCGTTTGCAAAAACGATGTGGTGGCCATATCAGGCAACGCGGGTGCCTCTGCCGGGCCGCATGTGCATTTCGAGATCAGGGATACACAAACTGAAGAAACCATTAACCCGCAATTGTTTGGTTTGACTATTCCCGACCAGGTGCCGCCTACCATTACCTCCATCGGCATTTATCACCTTAATGGCAACCCTTTCAGCGAAAAAACACCGCGCGAGTTTATGGGCGTTGCCGGGGCTGCGGGCAATTATCATTTGACCAAACCACAGGTATTGCATTTAAGCGGCAACGTGGGCTTCGGCATCAACACTACCGATATGAACAGCACATCGGCCAACCATAACGGCATCTACTCGCTGGAGTTGAAGCTGGATGGACAAACCGTGTACACCTTCGCGGCAGAGCGTTTCGCGTTTGATCAAACACACGCCATTAATGCTTATATCGATTATCCATCATACACGCTGGAACGACGCTGGATGCAAAAATGCTTTATTATGCCGGGCAGCCATATCTCGTTGTACCCGCAATCGGTAAACCGGGGCATCATCACCTTTAATGATAATGCACTGCACGAAGTTGAATACGTTGTTAAAGATGTAGCCGGCAATACATCAACCTTAACATTAAAAGTACAGGCAAGCCCGTTTAATGCAGCGGCCAATAAAATAGCCGGCACTTTATTCCACTTCGATAAAAAGAGCGAGTTTAGTACCGATAAAGTAAAGGTTACCGTGATGCCCGGAAATTTGTATGACGATCTGGACTTTATTTATTCTATGTCTCCAAAACCAATAGGAGGTTATTCATCCTTACATCATATTCATAACCGCCTTACCCCAATACACGAAAATTATGAACTTTGGATAAAACCCGAAGTTGATTTGGGCAAGTATGCCGATAAGGCCGTTATTGTAAGCACAACCATGGGCTGCGTAGGCGGCTACTACCAGGATGGCTGGGTAAAAAGCCAAACCAGCACTTTTGGCGATTATTTTATTAAACTGGATACCGTGCCACCGGTTATTCACCCGCTTAATATAAAGGATGGCAGTAATATGAAAGCCGCCCGCAGCATCAGTTTCAGGATGAGTGATAACCTTTCGGGTATTAAAACCTACACCGGAACCATTGATAATAAGTGGGTTTTAATGGAATTGGATTATAAAACTAAAATTCTAAGTTATACCTTTAGCGGCGATATTACGCCGGGTAAGCATACCTTTAAACTGGTGCTCGTAGATAACAAAAACAACTTTGCAGATTTTACCGCAAATTTTTACAGATAA
- a CDS encoding fumarylacetoacetate hydrolase family protein, giving the protein MKIIAIGRNYAEHAKELNNPVPTVPVIFMKPDTALLKDNKPFYHPDFSEDIHHEIELVLKVSKEGKHIGEKFAAGYYDEIGLGVDFTARDIQSRHKEKGLPWELAKAFDGSAPISNFVPKATFADIYNINFKLDINGETRQQGNTNMLLFSFESIIAFVSRYITLKKGDLIFTGTPAGVGRVKVGDRLEGYIGDEKMLDFWVK; this is encoded by the coding sequence ATGAAGATTATTGCCATAGGCCGCAACTATGCCGAACATGCCAAAGAGTTAAATAACCCGGTGCCAACTGTCCCGGTTATTTTCATGAAGCCCGACACCGCACTTTTAAAAGATAACAAGCCTTTTTACCATCCCGATTTTTCGGAAGATATTCATCACGAGATTGAACTGGTGCTCAAGGTGAGTAAAGAAGGCAAGCACATTGGCGAGAAATTTGCCGCCGGTTATTATGACGAAATAGGCCTGGGAGTTGATTTTACCGCCCGCGATATCCAGTCCCGTCATAAAGAAAAAGGCTTGCCATGGGAACTGGCCAAGGCTTTTGATGGTTCGGCGCCAATCAGCAACTTTGTGCCCAAGGCTACTTTTGCCGATATCTACAATATCAATTTCAAGCTGGATATCAATGGCGAAACCCGGCAGCAGGGCAATACTAATATGCTGCTTTTCAGCTTCGAGAGTATTATCGCCTTTGTATCCCGCTATATAACCCTAAAAAAAGGCGACCTGATATTTACCGGCACACCTGCAGGCGTAGGTCGGGTAAAAGTTGGCGACAGGCTGGAAGGATATATCGGGGATGAAAAAATGCTGGATTTTTGGGTAAAGTAA
- a CDS encoding T9SS type A sorting domain-containing protein: MNFAFAKGITSHQKAYVNKLKSDTVYHVTKTKGGKPSYLKNGLHLALPPLKPAVTSTAKVNVSRPDDKLLNDVQLYPNPVTDQLNLKYTISRNTNVTVKIMDVLGNDITTVFNQRVEGGDHNINYQINNKLTRGFYFVRVVAGTESVIKRISVL; the protein is encoded by the coding sequence ATGAATTTTGCATTTGCCAAAGGGATTACGTCTCATCAAAAAGCCTATGTTAACAAATTAAAAAGCGACACGGTTTATCACGTAACTAAAACTAAAGGCGGTAAACCTTCCTATTTAAAAAACGGCCTTCACCTGGCATTGCCACCTCTGAAACCCGCGGTAACATCAACGGCAAAAGTAAATGTATCGCGGCCCGACGATAAATTGTTAAATGATGTGCAGTTATACCCCAACCCGGTAACCGATCAGCTTAACCTTAAATACACCATTAGCCGTAATACCAATGTTACCGTTAAAATAATGGATGTTTTGGGCAACGATATTACTACCGTATTTAACCAGCGCGTTGAAGGCGGCGACCATAATATAAACTACCAAATTAATAATAAGCTTACCCGGGGCTTTTATTTTGTACGTGTAGTAGCCGGCACCGAATCGGTTATCAAACGTATCTCTGTTTTATAG
- a CDS encoding KUP/HAK/KT family potassium transporter: MSNHKDLQKLSAAGLLISLGIIYGDIGTSPLYVFKAIVGTNHISETLILGGVSLIFWTLTLQTTLKYVVITLRADNKGEGGIFSLFSLVRRKAKWLIVPAVVGGCALLADGIITPPITISSAIEGLQTYYPNLPTVKIVIAIITGLFIIQQFGTSLVGKAFGPIMFIWFTMMGVLGISYIVHSPGIIRALNPYYAYELLSSTGSHNAFIILGAVFLCTTGAEALYSDLGHCGKSNIRISWIYVKACLILNYLGQAVWLLQSNGSVMDLNVNNPFYKIMPEWFLIFGIGIATVAAIIASQALISGSFTLIAEAVRLNLWPKVKINYPSEQKGQLYVPSVNWLLWAGCLGVVLIFRHSDKMEAAYGLSITVAMLMTTILVSKFLKRKKVPNYIINTFLAIYLVIEGTFLTGNLVKFLHGGWFTLSIGFVLFTVMWTWHTARKIRNRYVKFVGIDDYYNIINELSADESVPKYASQLVYLTSANFNSEIESKIVYSILQKQPKRADVYWLVHVDVVDEPYKREYEVDFLIPNKLIRIDFKLGFRVEQQINLLFRKVVEDLVKKGEVDITSHYKSLNKHKIVGDFRFVVIEKIFSRSHSLSFYERFIMDFYVYLKHLSLSEERGFGLDLSFVTVEKVPLMLSIPDAIEIHRVN; encoded by the coding sequence GTGTCAAATCATAAAGATCTGCAAAAACTGTCGGCAGCCGGCCTGCTCATCAGTTTAGGAATAATTTACGGTGATATTGGTACCTCGCCATTATACGTATTCAAGGCCATTGTTGGCACCAACCACATTTCCGAAACATTAATACTTGGAGGGGTTTCGCTTATATTTTGGACGTTAACCCTGCAAACTACCCTTAAGTATGTGGTGATAACGCTGCGCGCCGATAACAAAGGCGAAGGTGGCATTTTCTCGCTGTTCTCGTTGGTGCGCCGTAAAGCCAAATGGCTTATAGTACCTGCCGTTGTAGGTGGTTGTGCATTGCTTGCCGATGGTATTATTACGCCGCCCATTACCATATCGTCGGCTATTGAGGGTTTGCAAACCTATTATCCCAATTTACCTACCGTTAAAATTGTGATAGCTATTATTACCGGACTGTTTATTATACAGCAGTTTGGTACATCGCTGGTAGGTAAAGCATTCGGGCCAATTATGTTTATCTGGTTTACGATGATGGGCGTACTTGGTATCTCCTACATAGTGCATTCGCCGGGTATCATCAGGGCGCTTAATCCTTACTATGCTTATGAACTATTAAGCTCAACCGGCAGTCACAATGCGTTTATTATATTGGGTGCCGTATTTTTGTGTACTACCGGGGCCGAAGCGTTATACTCAGACCTGGGGCATTGCGGAAAATCGAACATCCGCATCAGCTGGATTTATGTTAAAGCGTGTTTAATTCTAAATTACCTTGGCCAGGCTGTTTGGTTGCTGCAGAGTAACGGATCGGTAATGGACCTTAACGTGAACAACCCTTTTTATAAGATAATGCCCGAGTGGTTTTTGATATTTGGTATCGGTATAGCTACCGTAGCCGCTATTATTGCAAGCCAGGCGCTGATATCGGGATCGTTCACGCTGATTGCCGAGGCAGTAAGGCTTAATCTTTGGCCAAAAGTGAAAATCAACTATCCATCTGAGCAAAAAGGACAATTATACGTACCCAGTGTTAACTGGTTGCTTTGGGCCGGCTGTTTAGGTGTGGTGCTGATATTTCGCCACTCAGATAAAATGGAGGCAGCTTATGGCCTAAGTATCACCGTAGCCATGTTGATGACCACCATATTGGTATCAAAATTCCTGAAAAGGAAAAAGGTGCCAAATTACATCATCAATACATTTTTGGCAATTTACCTGGTTATTGAAGGCACCTTCCTAACGGGTAACCTGGTTAAGTTTTTGCATGGCGGCTGGTTTACACTTTCGATAGGTTTTGTATTGTTCACGGTAATGTGGACATGGCATACTGCCCGTAAAATCAGGAACCGTTATGTTAAATTTGTTGGAATTGATGATTATTACAACATCATTAACGAGTTGAGCGCCGATGAAAGCGTGCCTAAATACGCATCGCAACTGGTGTACCTAACCAGCGCCAATTTTAACTCCGAAATTGAATCGAAAATTGTTTACTCCATTTTACAAAAGCAGCCTAAACGGGCCGATGTATACTGGCTGGTTCACGTTGATGTGGTGGATGAGCCTTACAAACGCGAATATGAGGTTGACTTTTTGATCCCTAATAAACTGATCCGTATCGATTTTAAACTGGGCTTCCGGGTTGAGCAGCAAATTAATCTGTTGTTCCGTAAAGTGGTTGAAGACCTGGTTAAGAAAGGCGAAGTTGATATCACCAGCCACTACAAATCATTAAATAAGCATAAAATTGTAGGTGACTTTAGGTTTGTGGTGATCGAGAAAATTTTCTCCCGCTCGCATAGCTTATCATTTTATGAGCGCTTTATCATGGATTTTTATGTTTACCTGAAGCATTTAAGCCTTTCAGAAGAACGGGGTTTTGGTCTGGATTTGAGCTTTGTTACGGTTGAAAAGGTACCATTAATGTTATCGATACCTGATGCCATTGAAATTCATAGGGTAAATTAG
- a CDS encoding phosphatase PAP2 family protein, whose amino-acid sequence MNKKIQLTLLALLFATGLFAQGADLNLLKAINGPPTGADSKWKFISDKAVIVNVAAPISLVVAGYINHDDNLKISGLQTAASFIVAGGATFVGKKLFNRDRPFVTHPDVIYAKEYPTDPSFPSGHTAFAFSTATSLSLAIPKWYVIAPSFAFASAVGYSRMYLGVHYPSDVLGGAIVGAGSAYLTWKLQKWIVGKKPHPALSKGGGAY is encoded by the coding sequence GTGAATAAAAAAATACAATTAACCTTATTAGCCCTGCTTTTTGCAACTGGTTTATTTGCCCAGGGTGCCGACCTTAACCTGCTTAAAGCTATTAACGGGCCGCCAACCGGTGCCGATAGTAAGTGGAAGTTTATAAGTGATAAAGCTGTTATTGTAAACGTAGCCGCCCCTATAAGTTTGGTTGTTGCCGGCTATATTAACCACGATGACAATCTTAAAATAAGCGGTTTGCAAACGGCCGCGTCGTTTATAGTTGCCGGAGGCGCAACTTTTGTGGGTAAAAAGTTATTTAACCGCGATAGGCCTTTTGTTACCCATCCCGATGTGATATATGCCAAAGAATACCCGACAGACCCGTCATTCCCGTCGGGGCATACCGCTTTTGCATTTTCTACTGCTACATCCTTAAGTTTGGCTATTCCTAAATGGTACGTGATAGCACCATCGTTTGCATTTGCCAGCGCGGTGGGCTATTCAAGAATGTACCTGGGGGTGCACTACCCAAGTGATGTTTTGGGTGGGGCAATAGTTGGCGCTGGCTCGGCATATCTTACCTGGAAGTTGCAGAAATGGATTGTGGGGAAGAAGCCTCACCCTGCCCTCTCCAAAGGAGGGGGGGCTTACTAA
- a CDS encoding endonuclease domain-containing protein produces the protein MTGTKRKWQGFETSDLILWEILKENSKTNRRHPTEAENVMWQLLRNNKKGYKIRRQHAIDGYIADFVCLGKGLVIEVDGGYLLFTKEQDDLRTAVLNELGFDVIRFTNDQVLRYPQNVFLNIKEVLDKQPNRKI, from the coding sequence ATTACCGGCACTAAACGTAAATGGCAAGGGTTCGAAACTTCCGATCTTATTTTATGGGAGATTCTTAAAGAGAATTCAAAAACAAACAGGCGGCATCCTACCGAAGCAGAAAACGTGATGTGGCAGCTTTTAAGGAATAACAAAAAAGGCTATAAAATAAGAAGACAGCATGCCATTGATGGTTATATTGCTGATTTTGTTTGTTTAGGTAAAGGATTGGTCATTGAAGTAGATGGCGGATATCTTCTGTTTACTAAGGAGCAAGACGATTTAAGAACGGCAGTTTTAAATGAATTAGGTTTCGACGTCATAAGATTTACTAATGACCAAGTATTAAGGTATCCTCAAAATGTGTTTCTGAATATCAAAGAAGTATTAGATAAACAACCCAACAGAAAAATTTAA
- a CDS encoding DUF5655 domain-containing protein has translation MWICPICSREFANTNQVHSCRERNLGDFLDGKSTQTVELFDYLVEELLAMAPIKVYPTKSMIALGLRTNFAYVTQLGKNFIDVVFPFDEIYADNLCFSKIKTVPGTNQHNHYFRMYLKEDINEEVRGYMKKSLTQTLSKGEGF, from the coding sequence ATGTGGATATGCCCCATTTGCAGCCGCGAATTTGCAAATACCAACCAGGTACATTCCTGTCGTGAACGTAACCTGGGCGATTTTCTGGATGGTAAATCCACCCAAACGGTTGAGCTGTTTGATTACCTGGTAGAAGAACTTTTAGCCATGGCACCCATCAAAGTTTATCCTACTAAAAGTATGATAGCGCTTGGCCTGCGCACCAATTTTGCCTACGTGACCCAATTAGGTAAAAACTTTATTGATGTAGTTTTTCCGTTTGATGAAATATATGCCGATAACCTCTGCTTCAGCAAAATAAAAACAGTGCCCGGAACCAACCAGCACAATCATTACTTCCGGATGTATTTGAAGGAGGATATTAATGAGGAAGTGAGAGGGTATATGAAAAAAAGCCTCACCCAAACCCTATCCAAAGGAGAGGGCTTTTGA
- a CDS encoding amino acid permease → MSKSIFRKKSVSKILHDVECGFSDSEHPGTVNSQLKKELNVKDLTLMGIAAVVGAGIFSTIGEASFHGGPAVSLLFIVTAVTCGFSALCYAEFASRIPVAGSAYTYAYASFGELIAWVIGWDLLMEYAIGNIAVAISWSEYFVNLLEGFNIHLPKYLTMDYVSALRGHEAVTKHGAVLADIADRLKAGAIAWDNAPGLGNFKLIANLPALGIVFIITYLVYVGIRETKKATNAMVILKILIVIAVIVVGFFYVTPANWHPFMPNGFGGVMKGVSGVFFAYIGFDAISTTAEECEKPQRDLPRGMIYSLIICTVLYILIALVLTGMVSYKDLQVGDPLAFVFAKVGLHKVSYVISISAVIATASVLLIFQLGQPRIWMSMSRDGLLPKAFSRIHPKYHTPAFATVITGFVVAIPALFMNLTEVTDLTSIGTLFAFVLVCGGVLLLPREEAVKGKFHLPYANGKYIVPLITIVILGSIVYFKPAPQVEMMQFKKLREKPAIIDALNAAEIKAVYASAVKLNTGTPTLADSASQKKYFKDLEEDRFNSALRATPISELKKYHIGFDGFLYNFPNYLFFILIIIIAVYSFLKNFSLIPVLGLMSCFYLMTELGYTNWLRFLIWLVIGLVIYFTYSYKNSVLGRDAKAA, encoded by the coding sequence ATGTCGAAAAGCATATTTCGTAAAAAATCGGTCTCGAAAATATTACATGATGTTGAATGCGGTTTCAGCGATAGCGAACATCCCGGCACAGTAAACTCCCAGCTAAAAAAAGAATTAAACGTTAAAGACTTAACCCTGATGGGGATAGCCGCCGTAGTTGGCGCAGGCATTTTCAGCACCATCGGCGAAGCCTCTTTTCACGGAGGGCCGGCTGTTTCACTTTTATTTATTGTTACTGCCGTTACCTGCGGATTTTCGGCACTATGCTATGCCGAATTTGCATCGCGCATACCGGTAGCGGGCAGCGCTTATACCTATGCATATGCTTCTTTTGGCGAACTGATAGCCTGGGTAATTGGCTGGGATTTATTGATGGAATATGCCATTGGCAATATTGCTGTAGCTATATCATGGAGCGAATATTTTGTAAACCTGCTTGAAGGCTTTAATATTCATTTACCCAAATACCTTACCATGGATTATGTTTCGGCCCTCAGAGGTCACGAAGCTGTAACCAAACATGGGGCAGTACTTGCCGATATTGCCGACAGGCTGAAAGCCGGGGCCATTGCCTGGGATAATGCCCCCGGATTAGGTAATTTTAAGCTGATAGCTAATCTGCCGGCCCTGGGTATTGTTTTTATTATTACCTACCTGGTTTATGTTGGTATCCGCGAAACAAAAAAGGCCACCAATGCCATGGTTATCCTAAAGATATTAATTGTTATTGCAGTTATTGTAGTTGGCTTTTTTTATGTTACCCCGGCCAACTGGCACCCATTTATGCCTAATGGCTTTGGCGGTGTTATGAAAGGCGTTTCGGGCGTATTTTTTGCTTACATTGGTTTTGATGCTATTTCCACCACGGCCGAAGAATGTGAAAAGCCACAGCGCGACTTACCACGCGGTATGATATATTCCCTTATTATTTGTACGGTTTTATATATCCTGATAGCGCTGGTGCTTACCGGCATGGTAAGTTATAAAGACTTGCAGGTGGGCGATCCGCTGGCTTTTGTATTTGCTAAAGTTGGCTTGCATAAAGTAAGCTACGTAATATCCATAAGCGCCGTAATTGCAACGGCAAGCGTACTGTTAATATTCCAGTTAGGGCAGCCCCGTATATGGATGAGCATGAGCCGCGATGGTTTATTACCAAAAGCCTTTTCCCGCATTCACCCTAAATATCATACACCTGCCTTTGCTACTGTAATTACAGGTTTTGTGGTGGCAATACCTGCCTTATTCATGAACCTTACCGAGGTTACCGATTTAACAAGTATAGGCACCCTATTTGCCTTTGTGCTGGTTTGCGGCGGTGTTTTATTACTGCCACGTGAAGAGGCGGTTAAAGGCAAATTTCATTTACCATATGCCAATGGCAAATACATAGTACCATTGATAACCATAGTTATCCTGGGCTCGATAGTTTACTTTAAACCCGCTCCCCAGGTTGAAATGATGCAGTTTAAGAAACTGAGAGAAAAACCCGCTATTATCGACGCCCTTAATGCAGCCGAAATAAAGGCCGTATACGCTTCTGCAGTTAAACTCAACACCGGCACCCCTACCCTGGCCGACTCTGCCTCGCAAAAAAAATATTTTAAAGATCTGGAAGAAGATAGATTTAACAGCGCCCTACGGGCAACACCTATCAGCGAGCTAAAAAAATACCATATTGGTTTTGATGGCTTCCTGTACAACTTCCCTAATTACCTGTTCTTTATTCTCATTATAATTATAGCTGTGTATAGCTTCCTCAAAAACTTCTCGCTGATACCCGTTTTAGGGCTCATGAGCTGCTTTTACCTCATGACCGAGCTTGGCTACACCAACTGGCTACGGTTCCTGATATGGTTGGTAATAGGGCTGGTTATTTACTTTACCTACAGCTACAAAAACAGTGTATTAGGCAGGGACGCTAAAGCGGCATAA
- a CDS encoding phosphatase PAP2 family protein — MKIGVQDVLYRIRPFFLLYLIVLCACLVIKLLYTREQIFFAVNGWNSPWADYIEPYMTDLGDGLTAVTLSLVFLLFSYRKFLLLASSYLLTGFVAQVIKYFADAPRPSLYFKDQWAPVHTVKGVEILTYNSFPSGHTTSAFSAAVVLAYLATKKGWGIPALLMAILIGYSRMYLTEHFFEDVIGGSAIGVIVTVLWLTWLENKQFIHSEKWRTGLIKTVFK; from the coding sequence ATGAAGATAGGGGTACAAGATGTTTTATACAGGATAAGGCCATTTTTTTTACTTTACCTTATTGTTTTGTGCGCCTGTTTGGTTATCAAACTACTATATACCCGCGAGCAGATTTTTTTTGCGGTAAACGGATGGAACAGCCCCTGGGCCGATTATATTGAACCCTACATGACCGACCTTGGCGACGGCCTTACTGCGGTTACACTCTCGTTGGTTTTTCTGTTATTTAGCTATCGTAAATTCCTGCTTTTGGCTTCAAGCTACCTTTTAACCGGGTTTGTGGCCCAGGTAATTAAATATTTTGCCGATGCACCACGGCCCAGTTTATATTTTAAAGATCAATGGGCACCTGTACATACAGTTAAAGGAGTAGAAATACTAACGTATAACAGTTTCCCTTCGGGGCACACTACCAGTGCCTTTTCGGCAGCAGTGGTGCTGGCCTACCTGGCAACAAAAAAAGGCTGGGGTATCCCAGCCTTACTCATGGCCATATTAATTGGCTATTCAAGAATGTACCTTACCGAACACTTTTTTGAAGATGTTATAGGTGGTTCGGCTATCGGGGTTATAGTTACTGTTTTGTGGCTCACCTGGCTGGAAAACAAGCAGTTTATCCATTCCGAAAAATGGCGTACCGGGTTAATCAAAACAGTTTTTAAATAA